The sequence below is a genomic window from Uranotaenia lowii strain MFRU-FL chromosome 2, ASM2978415v1, whole genome shotgun sequence.
AAGTCGAGACATGTGAgatgttttggaaatattgatCATTACTATAAATAACTGAACGCCAAGAGCATCTCTTCGCTATCAGCAAGAATTGTTTGGCTGTCTGTTATTTTGCGCTAAACATTTTGTTTAgtctataaaaaagataaatcgTAGATCAACTTACGTTTGAAGATGGATGATGTTTCTCGGTGATCGGCATTTCTGGCTAGTTATACATTCGCactgttttttcatcaaaatgtcCTCCTGGAAAATCACCGTCACCTCGAATCGATCGCTAGTCAACCTTCTCTCCCCGACGGAATCGAAATAGGTCCTGTACCGAGGCACCGGAAGTGTGTGGCCGGAGTAGAAAATCGAGGCGTAACCCACGCTGGAAAAAGCTAACGTAAGCACCAGAAGCACTAGCAGTCTAGTTGAGCTGCATTCGCTGAATTTCGTTCGACCAGTCAAACCGGGCTGCGGCATCATTGTCGTTCTCTTTAAGAAGGTTAAACGCGTACTAAATCGAGCAAAAACAGCTCTAAGCTAATGCGCTGGTGGATAATCGCTTGCGCTTGCGAGTTTTCGGGCGGTCTCAAGCTTACTGATACAAGAGCTGTGTGGTCTGTGGGTTGAGTTCACTAGATGGCAATTGAGACTATGCTGCaaaatttgtcgaaattgttCTATCTCCTCTAATTCAATCTTCTATCTTCTCTAATGGTTTTAGAGCTTGATAAGTTTGTGGATCGagacccaagtaacacagattaagccaactagtaTTAGAAAGTTTTAATATGGTTTTATTAcgtgtgttgattttgagtcaaaataaaaaaaaaacatatatatagggtaacggacttattttggaccagcggacctattttggaccaccttgtctagcgctcttataaagcaactaattatgaaaaaaactttgcaTTACATTAAGTGTTCGGGCTCCtacaatatttgttaaaaaatttcatgaatagttgctttataagagagctagacgacgtggtccaaaataggtccgctggtccaaaataatttccgttactttatataaaatgttttgtaaacttcaaattaccagaagtggtatgaatatgaGTGAAAGGGCTCAAATAGTAGaaatactgaaaatatcatgaaaccttcacaatatggttattaggtgaaagtactATACGTGtatttcgttgtccgtcgccatcttaaattccaagatggcggctaccactcagcttaaaaatactgtagatttcttgaaaatgcataaaaaccttacaatatgggtattagttgaaagagatccaccagtaaaagtcgaatttgacgccatcttgaaatccaacatGGTAGCTTTTGCTtaactttaaatgctgtaaatgataaaaatcgcATTCAACCGCCATTATATGGGTATTTTGTAAAAGGGCTAaacaagaagaagtcgaatttttcctttccgacgccatcttgaaatccatcaTTCATCCATCAACATGGATTTTCGGCAAGCAATGGAGAATCCATAAAAACCCGATAGCTCTGCGACCCTTCTCTTCAAATATAAGTACACCTACGGAAAAAATGGCAGCATGGTTGgttgaagaaatgaaaaagtaCCATGTGAAGCATGGCAAGAGTGTAAAAAATTCAGTGGAACTGGTCGAGCGCCTAAAAAGATTTAAAGTGCGTCGAGGCGAAATATTAGTTTCCTTCGATGTTTCCGCACTTTTCCCCAGTGTATCAACCTCGGACGCCCTCAACAGCTTACGGGGGCACTTGGAACGTCGCCGGGTGCCCCCCAACGAAATAGATGCCTACCTGGCAGTTGCAGAAGTATGCATGAAGCAAAACTTCTTCTTATTTCGGGgtaagttttttaaacaaaccttTGGCCTTAGCATGGGCAGCAAACCATCCCCATTTTTGGCTGAAGTTTTAATGAGCGACTTGGAAGCAGATTTGGAGAAAAATGAAAGACTTTTCCCACGTGTCTGGTGACGGTGCCCCAAAAAAGTACCGAAGTGATGCTACCACTTTCAGGCCAGAGAAGGAAGAGCCCCACAGAGTTAGCCTGCCGTTCCACCCGAAACAAActaatgggataacaaaaatccTCTCTCAACACGGTCTGAAAACAGCATACAAGAGCGGCAACACCCTTAAGGATCGGTTGGTCTCCTTGAAGGATAAGATTCCGCAGGATGAAAGATCTGGAATCTATGAAATTCCCTGTGAGAGTTGCCCAGCTGTTTACATTGGCCAAACTGCCGTTggacgcataattgtcacatgtgacatttcAACGTTTTTGACTTCTTTAAGCcaatcgtcataatttgatacgtatcattgaaattcttagtcgaaacataaagtttattctagaaatttcaagaaaaattcagagtcaatttgtcacactgagacgattggacgcatatttgtcacactcGAGAAATAAACGTATTATAACTTATCTGTGTTATAACTTCGGAACGTCAAAAtagattttcaccaaacttgGCGTACGTGTCCTTAATAGTCTGGAGGGGATCACGGCGATACACGGAAAGGGAAGGGTCACTGTTTTCGCAACATCCCAGCATGTGTAAGGAAAACTCTGAAAACTGCTTCGGGTTCGTTGCTGGCGCTTAGAAGAGTGCATTCAAGCGTAACCCGCTTCACAACATTTGTCAAATTAGTATACCTCCGGCGCCGTGGAACTGTAGTCCACAATTGTCCAGGATGGCCATATGTGATTGTCGGTGGTTTAAGCAGAccatttcttttttgattttgcttTGGGTTTTTGATTTTGACGCACCTCGCAAAATACCGGAGATGtctgttttttaatgtttacaaaCTATTCCGGAACTTCACTTGAAACGGAATAATTGTGCTCATCTGGTATCGCTTCTCTCACGGTTGTGACATTTTCAGCACGGCAGCTGACAATTAGTTAAAGAAATGTTGCTTCCTGTAAAGTAAGTTAGCTGCTGCAAATTGCTTTCCCGTGCCGTTGTATTGTTCTAAAGTTctaactagagatgtaccgaatattcgatcggccgaatattcggagccgaataccgccaaaaaaccgttaagtcgaatattcggcttatcgaatagttgagctagtttattttttattaaatttatacaagaacagattcgtcaaattttttaactgatgttgaataatttataaaatatccaaaagtaatgttgcaGTAATGTTGCAGTTATACATTTTAGATGTATCCGTGTAATTTTCACTGTAGATTGCTTAAtgctttgattatcgtttattccaaatAAA
It includes:
- the LOC129746406 gene encoding uncharacterized protein LOC129746406, whose translation is MMPQPGLTGRTKFSECSSTRLLVLLVLTLAFSSVGYASIFYSGHTLPVPRYRTYFDSVGERRLTSDRFEVTVIFQEDILMKKQCECITSQKCRSPRNIIHLQTRDCHHREKVCCEI